The following are encoded together in the Equus quagga isolate Etosha38 chromosome 1, UCLA_HA_Equagga_1.0, whole genome shotgun sequence genome:
- the SMARCC2 gene encoding SWI/SNF complex subunit SMARCC2 isoform X8 — protein MAVRKKDGGPNVKYYEAADTVTQFDNVRLWLGKNYKKYIQAEPPTNKSLSSLVVQLLQFQEEVFGKHVSNAPLTKLPIKCFLDFKAGGSLCHILAAAYKFKSDQGWRRYDFQNPSRMDRNVEMFMTIEKSLVQNNCLSRPNIFLCPEIEPKLLGKLKDIIKRHQGTVTEDKNNASHVVYPVPGNLEEEEWVRPVMKRDKQVLLHWGYYPDSYDTWIPASEIEASVEDAPTPEKPRKVHAKWILDTDTFNEWMNEEDYEVNDDKNPVSRRKKISAKTLTDEVNSPDSDRRDKKGGNYKKRKRSPSPSPTPEAKKKNAKKGPSTPYTKSKRGHREEEQEDLTKDMDEPSPVPNVEEVTLPKTVNTKKDSESAPVKGGTMTDLDEQEDESMETTGKDEDENSTGNKGEQTKNPDLHEDNVTEQTHHIIIPSYAAWFDYNSVHAIERRALPEFFNGKNKSKTPEIYLAYRNFMIDTYRLNPQEYLTSTACRRNLAGDVCAIMRVHAFLEQWGLINYQVDAESRPTPMGPPPTSHFHVLADTPSGLVPLQPKTPQGRQVDADTKAGRKGKELDDLVPETAKGKPELQTSASQQMLNFPDKGKEKPTDMQNFGLRTDMYTKKNVPSKSKAAASATREWTEQETLLLLEALEMYKDDWNKVSEHVGSRTQDECILHFLRLPIEDPYLEDSEASLGPLAYQPIPFSQSGNPVMSTVAFLASVVDPRVASAAAKSALEEFSKMKEEVPTALVEAHVRKVEEAAKVTGKADPAFGLESSGIAGTTSDEPERIEESGTDEARAEGQATEEKKEPKEPREGVGAVEEEAKEKTSEAPKKDEEKGKEGDGEKESEKSDGDAIVDPEKEKEPKEGQEEVLKEVVESEGERKTKVERDIGEGNLSTAAAAALAAAAVKAKHLAAVEERKIKSLVALLVETQMKKLEIKLRHFEELETIMDREREAAPHRSPTNKLLPQ, from the exons tATATACAAGCTGAACCACCCACCAATAAGTCCTTGTCTAGCCTGGTTGTACAGTTGCTACAGTTTCAGGAGGAAGTTTTTGGCAAACATGTCAGCAATGCACCGCTCACTAAACTGCCG ATCAAATGTTTCCTAGATTTCAAAGCAGGAGGGTCCCTGTGCCACATACTTGCAGCTGCCTACAAATTCAAGAGTGACCAGGGATG GCGGCGTTACGATTTCCAGAACCCATCGCGCATGGACCGCAATGTGGAAATGTTCATGACCATTGAGAAGTCCTTGGTGCAG aATAACTGCCTGTCGCGACCTAACATTTTCCTTTGCCCAGAAATTGAACCCAAACTGCTAGGGAAAttaaaggacattatcaagagaCACCAG GGAACCGTCACTGAGGACAAGAACAATGCCTCCCATGTTGTGTATCCTGTCCCAGGGAACCTGGAAGAAG AGGAATGGGTACGACCAGTCATGAAAAGAGATAAGCAGGTTCTTCTGCACTGGGGCTACTATCCTGACAG TTACGACACCTGGATTCCAGCCAGTGAAATTGAAGCATCTGTTGAAGATGCTCCAACTCCTGAGAAACCTAGGAAG GTGCATGCAAagtggatcctggacacagacaccTTCAACGAATGGATGAATGAGGAAGACTACGAAGTAAATGATGACAAAAACCCTGTCTCCCGCCGAAAGAAGATTTCAGCCAAGACATTGACAGATGAG GTGAACAGCCCAGATTCAGATCGACGGGACAAGAAGGGGGGAAACTATAAGAAGAGGAAGCGCTCCCCGTCTCCTTCACCGACCCCAGAagctaagaagaaaaatgctaAGAAAGG tcCCTCAACACCTTACACTAAGTCAAAACGTGGCCACCGAGAAGAGGAGCAAGAAGACCTGACAAAGGACATGGATGAGCCCTCACCGGTCCCCAACGTAGAAGAGGTGACACTGCCCAAGACAG TCAACACTAAGAAGGACTCCGAGTCAGCCCCAGTCAAAGGAGGCACCATGACTGACCTGG atGAACAGGAGGATGAAAGCATGGAGACCACGGGCAAG GATGAGGATGAGAACAGTACGGGGAACAAGGGGGAGCAGACCAAGAATCCAGACCTTCACGAGGACAACGTGACTGAGCAGACCCACCACATCATCATCCCCAGCTACGCTGCCTGGTTTGACTATAATAG TGTTCATGCCATTGAGCGGAGGGCTCTCCCCGAGTTCTTCAACGGCAAGAACAAGTCCAAGACCCCAGAAAT cTACCTGGCCTATCGGAACTTCATGATTGACACTTACCGGCTGAACCCCCAAGAGTATCTCACCTCCACCGCCTGCCGCAGGAACCTGGCGGGTGATGTCTGTGCCATCATGAG GGTCCATGCCTTCCTAGAACAGTGGGGTCTTATTAACTACCAGGTGGATGCTGAGAGTCGACCAACCCCAATGGGGCCTCCACCCACCTCTCACTTCCACGTCTTGGCGGACACACCATCAGGGCTGGTGCCTCTGCAGCCCAAGACCCCACAG GGCCGCCAGGTTGATGCTGATACCAAGGCTGGGCGAAAGGGCAAAGAGCTGGATGACCTGGTGCCAGAGACGGCTAAGGGCAAGCCAGAGCTG CAGACCTCTGCTTCCCAGCAAATGCTCAACTTCCCtgacaaaggcaaagagaaaccAACAGACATGCAGAACTTTGGGCTGCGCACAGACATGTACACGAAGAAGAACGTCCCCTCCAAG AGCAAGGCTGCAGCCAGCGCCACTCGAGAGTGGACAGAACAGGAGACCCTGCTGCTCCTGGAG gCACTGGAAATGTACAAAGATGACTGGAACAAAGTGTCGGAGCATGTGGGAAGCCGCACCCAGGACGAGTGCATCTTGCATTTTCTTCGTCTTCCCATCGAAGATCCGTACCTGGAGGACTCAGAGGCCTCCCTGGGGCCCCTGGCCTACCAGCCCATCCCCTTCAGTCAGTCAGGCAACCCTGTTATGAGCACTGTTGCCTTCCTGGCCTCTGTCGTCGATCCTCGAGTTGCCTCTGCTGCTGCAAAGTCTGCCCTAG AAGAGTTCTCCAAAATGAAGGAAGAGGTACCCACAGCTTTGGTGGAGGCCCATGTTCGGAAGGTGGAAGAAGCAGCCAAAGTGACGGGCAAGGCGGACCCAGCCTTTGGCCTGGAAAGCAGTGGCATTGCAGGAACCACCTCTGATGAGCCTGAGCGGATCG AGGAGAGCGGGACTGACGAGGCACGGGCAGAGGGCCAGGCcacagaggagaagaaggagccCAAG GAACCCCGAGAAGGAGTTGGGGCTGTAGAGGAAGAAGCAAAGGAGAAAACCAGCGAGGCTCCCaagaaggatgaagagaaagggaaagaaggcgaCGGCGAGAAGGAGTCAGAAAAGAGTGACGGGGACGCGATAG TTGACcctgagaaggagaaggagccaaaggaagggcaggaggaagtgCTGAAGGAAGTGGTGGAGTcggagggggagaggaagacaAAGGTGGAGCGGGACATCGGCGAGGGCAACCTCTCCACTGCTGCCGCTGCAGCTCTGGCCGCTGCCGCCGTGAAGGCCAAG CACTTGGCTGCTGTTGAAGAAAGGAAGATCAAATCTCTGGTGGCCCTGCTGGTGGAGACCCAAATGAAAAAGTTGGAGATCAAACTCCGGCACTTTGAAGAACTGGAGACGATCATGGACCGGGAGCGAGAAGCA GCCCCTCACCGTTCCCCAACCAACAAACTCCTCCCTCAATGA
- the SMARCC2 gene encoding SWI/SNF complex subunit SMARCC2 isoform X6, with protein sequence MAVRKKDGGPNVKYYEAADTVTQFDNVRLWLGKNYKKYIQAEPPTNKSLSSLVVQLLQFQEEVFGKHVSNAPLTKLPIKCFLDFKAGGSLCHILAAAYKFKSDQGWRRYDFQNPSRMDRNVEMFMTIEKSLVQNNCLSRPNIFLCPEIEPKLLGKLKDIIKRHQGTVTEDKNNASHVVYPVPGNLEEEEWVRPVMKRDKQVLLHWGYYPDSYDTWIPASEIEASVEDAPTPEKPRKVHAKWILDTDTFNEWMNEEDYEVNDDKNPVSRRKKISAKTLTDEVNSPDSDRRDKKGGNYKKRKRSPSPSPTPEAKKKNAKKGPSTPYTKSKRGHREEEQEDLTKDMDEPSPVPNVEEVTLPKTVNTKKDSESAPVKGGTMTDLDEQEDESMETTGKDEDENSTGNKGEQTKNPDLHEDNVTEQTHHIIIPSYAAWFDYNSVHAIERRALPEFFNGKNKSKTPEIYLAYRNFMIDTYRLNPQEYLTSTACRRNLAGDVCAIMRVHAFLEQWGLINYQVDAESRPTPMGPPPTSHFHVLADTPSGLVPLQPKTPQGRQVDADTKAGRKGKELDDLVPETAKGKPELTSASQQMLNFPDKGKEKPTDMQNFGLRTDMYTKKNVPSKSKAAASATREWTEQETLLLLEALEMYKDDWNKVSEHVGSRTQDECILHFLRLPIEDPYLEDSEASLGPLAYQPIPFSQSGNPVMSTVAFLASVVDPRVASAAAKSALEEFSKMKEEVPTALVEAHVRKVEEAAKVTGKADPAFGLESSGIAGTTSDEPERIEESGTDEARAEGQATEEKKEPKEPREGVGAVEEEAKEKTSEAPKKDEEKGKEGDGEKESEKSDGDAIVDPEKEKEPKEGQEEVLKEVVESEGERKTKVERDIGEGNLSTAAAAALAAAAVKAKHLAAVEERKIKSLVALLVETQMKKLEIKLRHFEELETIMDREREALEYQRQQLLADRQAFHMEQLKYAEMRARQQHFQQMHQQQQQPPPALPPGSQPIPPTGAAGPPTVHGLAMAPASVAPAPAGSGAPPGSLGPSEQIGQAGSTAGPQQQQPAGAPQPGAVPPGVPPPGPHGPSPFPNQQTPPSMMPGAVPGSGHPGVAAQSPAIVAAVQGNLLPSASPLPDPGTPLPPDPTAPSPGTVTPVPPPQ encoded by the exons tATATACAAGCTGAACCACCCACCAATAAGTCCTTGTCTAGCCTGGTTGTACAGTTGCTACAGTTTCAGGAGGAAGTTTTTGGCAAACATGTCAGCAATGCACCGCTCACTAAACTGCCG ATCAAATGTTTCCTAGATTTCAAAGCAGGAGGGTCCCTGTGCCACATACTTGCAGCTGCCTACAAATTCAAGAGTGACCAGGGATG GCGGCGTTACGATTTCCAGAACCCATCGCGCATGGACCGCAATGTGGAAATGTTCATGACCATTGAGAAGTCCTTGGTGCAG aATAACTGCCTGTCGCGACCTAACATTTTCCTTTGCCCAGAAATTGAACCCAAACTGCTAGGGAAAttaaaggacattatcaagagaCACCAG GGAACCGTCACTGAGGACAAGAACAATGCCTCCCATGTTGTGTATCCTGTCCCAGGGAACCTGGAAGAAG AGGAATGGGTACGACCAGTCATGAAAAGAGATAAGCAGGTTCTTCTGCACTGGGGCTACTATCCTGACAG TTACGACACCTGGATTCCAGCCAGTGAAATTGAAGCATCTGTTGAAGATGCTCCAACTCCTGAGAAACCTAGGAAG GTGCATGCAAagtggatcctggacacagacaccTTCAACGAATGGATGAATGAGGAAGACTACGAAGTAAATGATGACAAAAACCCTGTCTCCCGCCGAAAGAAGATTTCAGCCAAGACATTGACAGATGAG GTGAACAGCCCAGATTCAGATCGACGGGACAAGAAGGGGGGAAACTATAAGAAGAGGAAGCGCTCCCCGTCTCCTTCACCGACCCCAGAagctaagaagaaaaatgctaAGAAAGG tcCCTCAACACCTTACACTAAGTCAAAACGTGGCCACCGAGAAGAGGAGCAAGAAGACCTGACAAAGGACATGGATGAGCCCTCACCGGTCCCCAACGTAGAAGAGGTGACACTGCCCAAGACAG TCAACACTAAGAAGGACTCCGAGTCAGCCCCAGTCAAAGGAGGCACCATGACTGACCTGG atGAACAGGAGGATGAAAGCATGGAGACCACGGGCAAG GATGAGGATGAGAACAGTACGGGGAACAAGGGGGAGCAGACCAAGAATCCAGACCTTCACGAGGACAACGTGACTGAGCAGACCCACCACATCATCATCCCCAGCTACGCTGCCTGGTTTGACTATAATAG TGTTCATGCCATTGAGCGGAGGGCTCTCCCCGAGTTCTTCAACGGCAAGAACAAGTCCAAGACCCCAGAAAT cTACCTGGCCTATCGGAACTTCATGATTGACACTTACCGGCTGAACCCCCAAGAGTATCTCACCTCCACCGCCTGCCGCAGGAACCTGGCGGGTGATGTCTGTGCCATCATGAG GGTCCATGCCTTCCTAGAACAGTGGGGTCTTATTAACTACCAGGTGGATGCTGAGAGTCGACCAACCCCAATGGGGCCTCCACCCACCTCTCACTTCCACGTCTTGGCGGACACACCATCAGGGCTGGTGCCTCTGCAGCCCAAGACCCCACAG GGCCGCCAGGTTGATGCTGATACCAAGGCTGGGCGAAAGGGCAAAGAGCTGGATGACCTGGTGCCAGAGACGGCTAAGGGCAAGCCAGAGCTG ACCTCTGCTTCCCAGCAAATGCTCAACTTCCCtgacaaaggcaaagagaaaccAACAGACATGCAGAACTTTGGGCTGCGCACAGACATGTACACGAAGAAGAACGTCCCCTCCAAG AGCAAGGCTGCAGCCAGCGCCACTCGAGAGTGGACAGAACAGGAGACCCTGCTGCTCCTGGAG gCACTGGAAATGTACAAAGATGACTGGAACAAAGTGTCGGAGCATGTGGGAAGCCGCACCCAGGACGAGTGCATCTTGCATTTTCTTCGTCTTCCCATCGAAGATCCGTACCTGGAGGACTCAGAGGCCTCCCTGGGGCCCCTGGCCTACCAGCCCATCCCCTTCAGTCAGTCAGGCAACCCTGTTATGAGCACTGTTGCCTTCCTGGCCTCTGTCGTCGATCCTCGAGTTGCCTCTGCTGCTGCAAAGTCTGCCCTAG AAGAGTTCTCCAAAATGAAGGAAGAGGTACCCACAGCTTTGGTGGAGGCCCATGTTCGGAAGGTGGAAGAAGCAGCCAAAGTGACGGGCAAGGCGGACCCAGCCTTTGGCCTGGAAAGCAGTGGCATTGCAGGAACCACCTCTGATGAGCCTGAGCGGATCG AGGAGAGCGGGACTGACGAGGCACGGGCAGAGGGCCAGGCcacagaggagaagaaggagccCAAG GAACCCCGAGAAGGAGTTGGGGCTGTAGAGGAAGAAGCAAAGGAGAAAACCAGCGAGGCTCCCaagaaggatgaagagaaagggaaagaaggcgaCGGCGAGAAGGAGTCAGAAAAGAGTGACGGGGACGCGATAG TTGACcctgagaaggagaaggagccaaaggaagggcaggaggaagtgCTGAAGGAAGTGGTGGAGTcggagggggagaggaagacaAAGGTGGAGCGGGACATCGGCGAGGGCAACCTCTCCACTGCTGCCGCTGCAGCTCTGGCCGCTGCCGCCGTGAAGGCCAAG CACTTGGCTGCTGTTGAAGAAAGGAAGATCAAATCTCTGGTGGCCCTGCTGGTGGAGACCCAAATGAAAAAGTTGGAGATCAAACTCCGGCACTTTGAAGAACTGGAGACGATCATGGACCGGGAGCGAGAAGCA CTGGAGTATCAGAGACAGCAGCTCCTGGCCGACAGACAAGCCTTCCACATGGAGCAGCTGAAGTATGCGGAGATGAGGGCCCGGCAGCAGCACTTTCAACAAATGCACCAACAGCAACAGCAGCCACCGCCAGCCTtgcccccaggctcccagcctaTCCCTCCTACAGGCGCCGCTGGGCCACCCACAGTCCACGGCTTGGCCATGGCTCCAGCTTCTGTGGCCCCTGCTCCTGCTGGCAGTGGGGCCCCTCCTGGAAGCTTGGGCCCCTCTGAACAGATTGGGCAGGCAGGGTCAACAGCAGGGCCACAGCAGCAGCAACCAGCTGGAGCCCCCCAGCCTGGGGCAGTCCCACCAGGGGTACCCCCCCCTGGACCCCATG GCCCCTCACCGTTCCCCAACCAACAAACTCCTCCCTCAATGATGCCAGGGGCAGTGCCAGGCAGCGGGCACCCAGGCGTGGCGG CCCAGAGCCCTGCCATTGTGGCAGCTGTTCAGGGCAACCTCCTGCCCAGTGCCAGCCCACTGCCAG aCCCAGGCACTCCCTTGCCTCCAGACCCCACGGCCCCTAGCCCAGGCACGGTCACCCCTGTGCCACCTCCACAGTGA
- the SMARCC2 gene encoding SWI/SNF complex subunit SMARCC2 isoform X2: MAVRKKDGGPNVKYYEAADTVTQFDNVRLWLGKNYKKYIQAEPPTNKSLSSLVVQLLQFQEEVFGKHVSNAPLTKLPIKCFLDFKAGGSLCHILAAAYKFKSDQGWRRYDFQNPSRMDRNVEMFMTIEKSLVQNNCLSRPNIFLCPEIEPKLLGKLKDIIKRHQGTVTEDKNNASHVVYPVPGNLEEEEWVRPVMKRDKQVLLHWGYYPDSYDTWIPASEIEASVEDAPTPEKPRKVHAKWILDTDTFNEWMNEEDYEVNDDKNPVSRRKKISAKTLTDEVNSPDSDRRDKKGGNYKKRKRSPSPSPTPEAKKKNAKKGPSTPYTKSKRGHREEEQEDLTKDMDEPSPVPNVEEVTLPKTVNTKKDSESAPVKGGTMTDLDEQEDESMETTGKDEDENSTGNKGEQTKNPDLHEDNVTEQTHHIIIPSYAAWFDYNSVHAIERRALPEFFNGKNKSKTPEIYLAYRNFMIDTYRLNPQEYLTSTACRRNLAGDVCAIMRVHAFLEQWGLINYQVDAESRPTPMGPPPTSHFHVLADTPSGLVPLQPKTPQGRQVDADTKAGRKGKELDDLVPETAKGKPELTSASQQMLNFPDKGKEKPTDMQNFGLRTDMYTKKNVPSKSKAAASATREWTEQETLLLLEALEMYKDDWNKVSEHVGSRTQDECILHFLRLPIEDPYLEDSEASLGPLAYQPIPFSQSGNPVMSTVAFLASVVDPRVASAAAKSALEEFSKMKEEVPTALVEAHVRKVEEAAKVTGKADPAFGLESSGIAGTTSDEPERIEESGTDEARAEGQATEEKKEPKEPREGVGAVEEEAKEKTSEAPKKDEEKGKEGDGEKESEKSDGDAIVDPEKEKEPKEGQEEVLKEVVESEGERKTKVERDIGEGNLSTAAAAALAAAAVKAKHLAAVEERKIKSLVALLVETQMKKLEIKLRHFEELETIMDREREALEYQRQQLLADRQAFHMEQLKYAEMRARQQHFQQMHQQQQQPPPALPPGSQPIPPTGAAGPPTVHGLAMAPASVAPAPAGSGAPPGSLGPSEQIGQAGSTAGPQQQQPAGAPQPGAVPPGVPPPGPHGPSPFPNQQTPPSMMPGAVPGSGHPGVAGNAPLGLPFGMPPPPPPPAPSIIPFGSLADSISINLPPPNLHGHHHHLPFAPGTLPPPNLPVSMANPLHPNLPATTTMPSSLPLGPGLGSAAAQSPAIVAAVQGNLLPSASPLPDPGTPLPPDPTAPSPGTVTPVPPPQ, encoded by the exons tATATACAAGCTGAACCACCCACCAATAAGTCCTTGTCTAGCCTGGTTGTACAGTTGCTACAGTTTCAGGAGGAAGTTTTTGGCAAACATGTCAGCAATGCACCGCTCACTAAACTGCCG ATCAAATGTTTCCTAGATTTCAAAGCAGGAGGGTCCCTGTGCCACATACTTGCAGCTGCCTACAAATTCAAGAGTGACCAGGGATG GCGGCGTTACGATTTCCAGAACCCATCGCGCATGGACCGCAATGTGGAAATGTTCATGACCATTGAGAAGTCCTTGGTGCAG aATAACTGCCTGTCGCGACCTAACATTTTCCTTTGCCCAGAAATTGAACCCAAACTGCTAGGGAAAttaaaggacattatcaagagaCACCAG GGAACCGTCACTGAGGACAAGAACAATGCCTCCCATGTTGTGTATCCTGTCCCAGGGAACCTGGAAGAAG AGGAATGGGTACGACCAGTCATGAAAAGAGATAAGCAGGTTCTTCTGCACTGGGGCTACTATCCTGACAG TTACGACACCTGGATTCCAGCCAGTGAAATTGAAGCATCTGTTGAAGATGCTCCAACTCCTGAGAAACCTAGGAAG GTGCATGCAAagtggatcctggacacagacaccTTCAACGAATGGATGAATGAGGAAGACTACGAAGTAAATGATGACAAAAACCCTGTCTCCCGCCGAAAGAAGATTTCAGCCAAGACATTGACAGATGAG GTGAACAGCCCAGATTCAGATCGACGGGACAAGAAGGGGGGAAACTATAAGAAGAGGAAGCGCTCCCCGTCTCCTTCACCGACCCCAGAagctaagaagaaaaatgctaAGAAAGG tcCCTCAACACCTTACACTAAGTCAAAACGTGGCCACCGAGAAGAGGAGCAAGAAGACCTGACAAAGGACATGGATGAGCCCTCACCGGTCCCCAACGTAGAAGAGGTGACACTGCCCAAGACAG TCAACACTAAGAAGGACTCCGAGTCAGCCCCAGTCAAAGGAGGCACCATGACTGACCTGG atGAACAGGAGGATGAAAGCATGGAGACCACGGGCAAG GATGAGGATGAGAACAGTACGGGGAACAAGGGGGAGCAGACCAAGAATCCAGACCTTCACGAGGACAACGTGACTGAGCAGACCCACCACATCATCATCCCCAGCTACGCTGCCTGGTTTGACTATAATAG TGTTCATGCCATTGAGCGGAGGGCTCTCCCCGAGTTCTTCAACGGCAAGAACAAGTCCAAGACCCCAGAAAT cTACCTGGCCTATCGGAACTTCATGATTGACACTTACCGGCTGAACCCCCAAGAGTATCTCACCTCCACCGCCTGCCGCAGGAACCTGGCGGGTGATGTCTGTGCCATCATGAG GGTCCATGCCTTCCTAGAACAGTGGGGTCTTATTAACTACCAGGTGGATGCTGAGAGTCGACCAACCCCAATGGGGCCTCCACCCACCTCTCACTTCCACGTCTTGGCGGACACACCATCAGGGCTGGTGCCTCTGCAGCCCAAGACCCCACAG GGCCGCCAGGTTGATGCTGATACCAAGGCTGGGCGAAAGGGCAAAGAGCTGGATGACCTGGTGCCAGAGACGGCTAAGGGCAAGCCAGAGCTG ACCTCTGCTTCCCAGCAAATGCTCAACTTCCCtgacaaaggcaaagagaaaccAACAGACATGCAGAACTTTGGGCTGCGCACAGACATGTACACGAAGAAGAACGTCCCCTCCAAG AGCAAGGCTGCAGCCAGCGCCACTCGAGAGTGGACAGAACAGGAGACCCTGCTGCTCCTGGAG gCACTGGAAATGTACAAAGATGACTGGAACAAAGTGTCGGAGCATGTGGGAAGCCGCACCCAGGACGAGTGCATCTTGCATTTTCTTCGTCTTCCCATCGAAGATCCGTACCTGGAGGACTCAGAGGCCTCCCTGGGGCCCCTGGCCTACCAGCCCATCCCCTTCAGTCAGTCAGGCAACCCTGTTATGAGCACTGTTGCCTTCCTGGCCTCTGTCGTCGATCCTCGAGTTGCCTCTGCTGCTGCAAAGTCTGCCCTAG AAGAGTTCTCCAAAATGAAGGAAGAGGTACCCACAGCTTTGGTGGAGGCCCATGTTCGGAAGGTGGAAGAAGCAGCCAAAGTGACGGGCAAGGCGGACCCAGCCTTTGGCCTGGAAAGCAGTGGCATTGCAGGAACCACCTCTGATGAGCCTGAGCGGATCG AGGAGAGCGGGACTGACGAGGCACGGGCAGAGGGCCAGGCcacagaggagaagaaggagccCAAG GAACCCCGAGAAGGAGTTGGGGCTGTAGAGGAAGAAGCAAAGGAGAAAACCAGCGAGGCTCCCaagaaggatgaagagaaagggaaagaaggcgaCGGCGAGAAGGAGTCAGAAAAGAGTGACGGGGACGCGATAG TTGACcctgagaaggagaaggagccaaaggaagggcaggaggaagtgCTGAAGGAAGTGGTGGAGTcggagggggagaggaagacaAAGGTGGAGCGGGACATCGGCGAGGGCAACCTCTCCACTGCTGCCGCTGCAGCTCTGGCCGCTGCCGCCGTGAAGGCCAAG CACTTGGCTGCTGTTGAAGAAAGGAAGATCAAATCTCTGGTGGCCCTGCTGGTGGAGACCCAAATGAAAAAGTTGGAGATCAAACTCCGGCACTTTGAAGAACTGGAGACGATCATGGACCGGGAGCGAGAAGCA CTGGAGTATCAGAGACAGCAGCTCCTGGCCGACAGACAAGCCTTCCACATGGAGCAGCTGAAGTATGCGGAGATGAGGGCCCGGCAGCAGCACTTTCAACAAATGCACCAACAGCAACAGCAGCCACCGCCAGCCTtgcccccaggctcccagcctaTCCCTCCTACAGGCGCCGCTGGGCCACCCACAGTCCACGGCTTGGCCATGGCTCCAGCTTCTGTGGCCCCTGCTCCTGCTGGCAGTGGGGCCCCTCCTGGAAGCTTGGGCCCCTCTGAACAGATTGGGCAGGCAGGGTCAACAGCAGGGCCACAGCAGCAGCAACCAGCTGGAGCCCCCCAGCCTGGGGCAGTCCCACCAGGGGTACCCCCCCCTGGACCCCATG GCCCCTCACCGTTCCCCAACCAACAAACTCCTCCCTCAATGATGCCAGGGGCAGTGCCAGGCAGCGGGCACCCAGGCGTGGCGGGTAATGCTCCTTTGGGTTTGCCTTTTGGCatgccgcctcctcctcctcctcctgctccatccaTCATCCCATTTGGTAGTCTAGCCGACTCCATCAGTATTAACCTTCCCCCTCCTAACCTGCATGGGCATCACCACCATCTCCCGTTCGCCCCGGGCACTCTCCCCCCACCTAACCTGCCTGTGTCCATGGCGAACCCTCTACATCCTAACCTGCCGGCGACCACCACCATGCCATCTTCCTTGCCTCTCGGGCCGGGGCTCGGATCCGCCGCAGCCCAGAGCCCTGCCATTGTGGCAGCTGTTCAGGGCAACCTCCTGCCCAGTGCCAGCCCACTGCCAG aCCCAGGCACTCCCTTGCCTCCAGACCCCACGGCCCCTAGCCCAGGCACGGTCACCCCTGTGCCACCTCCACAGTGA